A window of Marinitoga litoralis genomic DNA:
GTTCATAACTTTGGATTGCATGAAGATAAATAGAATTAAATTAGGAACAAACATTATTAAACTAGCCGCTGCTGCAATTCCTTGTCCTGCAACAGTATTACCAGTTACTGCTGTTAAATTAGTTACATAGAACGCAAAAGTCTTTAAGTTTTCATTATTAATATAATAAATAGATGCTTCTGCACTATTCCATGCAGCTTGGAAAGCTAATATACCAACCGTTGCAATAGCTGGTCTAAGCAATGGAATAATAATATTAAATATAATATTCAAATCAGAAGCACCATCAATATATGCAGCTTCTATTAATGCATCAGGAATTTGATCAATAAATTGTTTTATTAAAAATACTCCAATAGGCATGGCTAATAATGATAATATATTTATCCAAAATGTATCAATTAATCCCAATTTTTGAATAATTAAGTACCTAGGAATAATAACGGCAGTAGGAACAAACATCAAAGCTAAATTATTTAAAGAAAATATTAATTTTTTTGATTTAAATTTCTTTTTTGAAAGACCATATCCAGCTAAAACAGAAATTATAATAGTTAAAATAACTGTTGCAATAGCGGTTAATATACTGTTTATTAAATATCTACTAATAGGTATTGATGAACCTTGAGTCATTCTAAAAAGTTCAAAGAAATTATCTAAAGTAGGTCTTCTAACTAAAAATCTAGGAGGATATAAGTATAATTCATCCATAGGTTTGAATGCTTGTGAGAAAATAAATATTATTGGTAATAACATAACAAAAGAAATAGGTATTAAAATTAAATGATACTTTATTTGACTCTTATGAAATGATTGTGGATTATTTTTAGCTTTTATCATAAAATTACCTCCTACTCTTCTCCGAACAGCTTCCAAGATATTCTAGAGAAAATATAAATTATTATTAAAAGAGCTACAGAAACAGCTGATGCATAACCCATTTCATATCTTAAAAATCCATAATCTTCAATATGATTTACTATTAATTGCCCAGCATACTGAGGAGTAGGATTAGTACCAGAAAGAGCAACACCAATTCCTGCTGATGTAAATGTATAAACTATTGACATAACTGCGCCAAATAACATTTGAGGTTTCATAGCAGGAATAGTAATATATATAATTTCTTGGAATCTATTCTTTAATCCATCAATATATGCAGCTTCATATAATGATTCATCAATATTTAAAATACCAGCTAGCATAGCTAAAAAACCTACACCCATACTACTCCAAAGAGAAACTATAATCATTATTGTTAATAAGTGATCAGGGGATTGTAGCCATTGAACAGGTTTATCAATTAATCCAAGACTCAAAAGTAAAGCATTTAAATATCCTTGTTGATCCCCGTTAAATAAAACTCTCCAAAGAACAGACATTGTAACACCTGCTGTTAAAGAAGGCGAATACAATATCAAAGCATAAATTGTTCTAGGAACTTTAGGCAATTGTGCAATTAACCAGGCTAAAATAAAAGACAACATATATCCACCTGGACCTACTATTAAGGAGAATTTAATAGTATTTGGTAAAACTTTTTGCATAAATATTTCATCTCTAGTTAGTAGTGTAATATAATTTTGGAATCCAATAATTTTAGGTGGTTGAATAGTATTAAAATATGTAAATGATAGGAATATTGCTACAATAATTGGTAATAATATAAATGCAAAGAATAATATTAAATATGGTGATAGTATTATCCAATGATTCTTTTTATTCATTATTCCACCTCTCAAGTAAATCAAAAATAGAGTCATACATTGTATATTCTTTTATTACCTTGCCATCTTTCATATATCCAAATTCTGTAAGTTTTCTTTCAAGTTCTCTGTTAATTAATATTTCAGATCTATCGATAGAAGGTCTTAATTCCTTTCCCTCAATAACTACCATATTCCATATATTACTTACTTCTCTTTCTGTCATATATCCACCAGGATGTCTTTGTACTTCTTTTATCCATTTCCATTGTTCGATAATAGTTTGTTTGTGTTTTTCAGGGAAAAAGTCTAATTCTTTAAATGCAGAAATGTTTGCTGTATTCCACATATATTCAGGGCCGTATCTATTTACTAACGTTTTTGCATATTTTACTTGTGTATCTTTTGAAAGCCACCATTTTAAAAATAGCCATGCTTGTTCTTTTTTGTTAGATGATTCAAATATCACATCAGCTCTATCACTTGAAACTTGGTATCTATATACCTTATCTCCCATTTTAACTCCAGGAGAAGGTGCTATATCCCATAATCCATATATTTCCTCAGCAGCATTTGTAAGCAAGTTATAATTATTAAATTCTGATATACCTATAGGTATTCTTCCATATCTAAATTCATTATAGAAACTTGCAACTTGTTCAGGAAGACCATATATAGAATATAATTCAGTCATTAATTCAAACCCTTTTACTGAATTCACATCACTAATTGCAGCTTTTAATCCATCTTTAGAATATATTCTTCCTTTGTTTTGGAAAATAAATGGAGCTGTAGTATTAAAGAATTTAGTTGTTTGTTCTGATAATGGAATGAAGAAGTTCATACCTCTTCTTTGTAATTCTGGTAAAATCTTTTTTACATCGTCCCATGTATTAGGTACGGGGATATTTAGTTTATCTAAAATATCCTTTCTATACATTAATACATAAAAGTTCTGTGTTTCAGTAACTCCATAAATTTTATCTTCTATAACCATAGGCAATAGAGTTTCTAAGTTATAATCATTTTCTAAAGTAGATAAAAAGTCATTAAAATTAGATAATGGATATAGAGCACCTCTTATAGCAAGTTCAAAAGGTATCCAACTACTAATGCTTAAAGCAACATCAGGAGAATTACCAGCAGCACTTGCTAAAATTAATTTTTGTTCGTTTTGCATTATAGATAGTTTTACGTTTATTCCATATTTTTTTGTAAAATCAGAATCTATTAAATATTGTAATGTCTCAACATATTGTACAGGTCTGTTTACCCAAACATTTAATGTATTTTCTTCTACCTCTTCATATACAGAATAACTTTCATTTTTATTTAATAAGGACAAATATAATTTATATAATTCCTCATAAGCAGATATCAATTTGCTATTATAATTTAATTCTGGGAATTTAGTAAAAATATAAACCTTATCCAATCCCATAGGTTGTTCTTTAAGTTTTAAAGCTAAATTAGATAATCTTTGTGCCATGGATGCAGAACCTTCGCTTATAACATCTAAATAAAAAGGTATTCTTTCAGGTTCCTTTAATATATCTTTTATTAATTCTGCAGATACCATTAAATCTGAAATAGAAGATCTACTATTTTCACCTAATAGATTAATTAATTCATTATATTTTTCTTCTAATTCTTTTGATAAGTTTGATAAATCATCAACAATAGTAGGCATATATTTAACTATATCCCAAGTTCTATTTGGATCGAAATTATTTCCAATTAACTTTCTGATGTCTAATCCTAAGTTTTGCAAATATTTTACTTTTTCTGTTAGGAAAGATATATATTCTTCATATGGACCAGTTACAACTTCCATAGAAATGACATGTTTTCCCTTTTCCAAATAAAAATAGAATGGATTTTCATCACCTAATATCTCATCTTTCCAATTATAACCAGTATATTTAAATGGATATTGTTTTAATTCTTTAAATAATACTTCCCCATCAATATAAATTTTTCTAAATGCTGGAATTCCTTTATTTGTAGTTTGAATATACCTAAATCCGATATTGTATAATCCGCTTTCTTGAATATTTAAAATCCAATAAACTGTTTGCCCCGAAAGTGAAAAAGAAGGTTCTAATATATGATTTAATTTTTTCTTTTTTATTTCAAAAGGAGTAATTTGAGAAGTTTGTAAATTACCTATACTTACTAAAGAATCTGATTTTAAAGCTAATTCTTCAGCTTCAAGTATTGCTGTATAATCATGAATTGGTTTGTCTTTATACTCTTTTATATAATCTTCATATGAGATTATATCTTTTTTTTCTTTTAAAAATATTCTTTTTATTTGAATAGGTGCTTTTAAATTTCTAATTGTTAAAGCGTTATTTTTTTGAAAATTAAAATATAGGTTATTCTTTATTCTTTTTGCATCTTTTAATATGGAAATATTATTTTTTAATTGAACTTGATTCGGAACAATTTCATTACCATATCTATCTAAATCAATATTTTTTTCATAGTAAGAGTAGTTATCTATTGTAGATAAATAATATTCACTATTATTTATCTTTATTTCTAAAGACCCATTATTTGATGTATTATTTAAATATGAATACTCTAAAACCAATTCATACTCGCCATCATTATCGACATTTATATTAATTGTTTTTTCTTCATCTGTATTGATAATAATATCCCCATCAAAAACTTTTATTATGCCTTTTGGCATAATACTAGTAATTTTTTCTAACCTTTCATTGTTAGAAATAATATATTTTTCTACAGAATTAATAAAATCATTGTAATTATTTCTTCCTATATAGAATAAGAAGATAGAAACAATAAGAAAAATAGAAAAAAACACGCCTATATATATTATTGTTTTTTTCACAAAGCTACCTCCTATTATGTAATCCCCCCAATTTTGGGGGGAGATAATATTAAATTTATTTTTTGCTATTAAAATCGTTTAAAAATTCATTTAAATTCTTTTCGAAATCTATCCAAGCTTTTTGAATTATTTCATTAGCTTTTTCTTCTGTTTCAGCAGCTACTGCTTCAGGTTCAACTTCTCCTGCTCTTATCTTTTCATTTACAGGGAATATTACATCCCAAATAGCGCCCCACCAACCAGGAACGATTTTCCATAAATCAACTTGAACAGTTCTATCTAATCTTTTTAACATGTATTTTACACCTTCTGGAATGAAATCTACACTATCAAAGTATTTTATAACTTCTGGATGCATTGTTGCAGGAATGAACCAATCTTTTGTTAATTTACCTTCTACATCTTTGTTTGTAGTTAATATTCTTAATCTTTCTTTTACTCCATTTGGATCATATGTTAAATATTTTAAGAATAAGAAAGCTTCTTTTGGGTGTTTTGTTGTTGATGTCATAAAAGCATAATTAACATGTGTTGGTATTCTTAAACCATATTTTGGATCATTTGGAACAGGATACATATCATAATTCCATGATAATTCTTTTAAATTGTTTTCATACCATGCCCATGTTCCTCTGAATCCCATTAGAATTTTTCCTTCCATAAATGCATCAGCATCTCTACCAAATTTCTTTTGATAATCATCTAATTCGCCATTGTCTCTAGTTTCTTGATTAAATAAGTCACCAGCAACTAAACCAGGAACTGATTTTAATTGTTTTTGTAAAGTAATAGCTGGTATCCAACCACCATTTTGTAAATCGAATTTCCAATTTTGTAAATCAAAACTCCAGAAACTAGTATGGTCTGTTAAAACAGCTGCCATGAATGTATCAAATTCCCATAAATTATCAATACCAGAATATTCTCTTGTAGTTCCTCTTCTTGCTAATGTTCTAAATTGATTTATATCCCATAAATAAGATGGTTTTTTAAGATTTAATTTTTCTAATAAGTCTAAATTAAGAATTATAGTATTAAAGTGTAATCTTTCAGGTAAAGCAAATAATGTACCGTTATAAGAGTAAGCGTTTTGGAGTTGTTTTGGTACGAATGCGAAGTCAGGATCATTTTCTACAAATTCATTTAAAGGATAAACCCAACCTTGAGATACAGGATAGTATAATTCCATCCATGATTGTGCTACAACATCTGGTAACTCTTCACCAGCAGCACTTTTTGCTGTTAAAAATCCATTTACATCTGGTTCGTTAACAACAATTTCTACTTTAATATCAGGGTATTCTTTGTTAAAGCTTTCAACTATTTTTTTATATAATTCAACATCCCAAGACCAAACAGCTACTTTAATGGTAGTTTCAGCAAAAATAGCTATGCTTACTAATAAGATGAAAAAAACTAAAAACTTTTTCATAATCCACCTCCGATTTTAATATATTGTTTTCTAAAATTCCCTCTCCCAGTTTATTATAACAATGTAATATATTACATGACAAATAGCATTTGTGCTGATTAAATGAGATTATATAAGATATATTATTATATAAAAAAAAATGCCGGTATTCCGGCATTTTTGTATTTTTTTAAATGTAATTTTAAAGATTAATAACTTAATTTTAAGCTTCTGTTTTTAATTTCTTCTTTAATTGTTTTAATGAAGTCTTCAAGTTCTAAATCTTCAACGGTATTTCCTTCTCTAGTTCTTACATTGTATTTTTTAGTTTCAATTTCTTTTTCACCAATGACAATCATATAAGGTATTTTTAACATTTGAGCATTTCTTATTTTATAACCTACCGTTGCGTTAGAATCATCTAATTTAACTCTTAATCCTTCAGAATCTAATTTTTCATATAATTCTTTTGCGGCATCAACATATTTATCAGAAACAGGAATAACAGCTACTTGTTCTGGAGATAACCATGTTGGGAATGCGCCAGCAAAGTTTTCTATTAATAATAATGAATATTTGTGATAATAAGTAATTTAATTTTTTAGAATGGTAAATATTCTATTAATTAAATGTTATTTTTTATAATAAAAAGCTGTTTTTATGGTATAATTTTTTAAACAATAAATTTATTAAGGGGGTTGTTGTATGTTTTATAAATTTCATAAGAAAACTATCTTTTATATTTTATTCTTACTTTTATTTGTATTTAATTCATGTATGAGGTTTAATAATCCTCCTGTAAAACCTTATGATTTGAAGCCTATTGATGGTAAAAAAGATGTTTTTATTTATTTAACTTTAGAATGGAATAGTTATGATAAAGATGGTGACGATATATATTATTCTATTTATCTTGGTGAAAATAAAGATAATTTAAAACTATTAAAGAGCAATATTAAAGATAATAAATATTATGTTGGACCTTTAGACTATAGTAAAAAATATTATTGGAAAATTAAAGCAGTAGATTCTAAAGGTGGATATTCATATAGTGATATACAAAGTTTTATTACTATAAATAATAGTGCTCCAAGAATAGAAAATATATATATTGATTCACTTATTAATGTAGAATTAAATCCACAAATTAGTTGGGAAGCAACAGATAATGAAGGAGATCAAATTTTATATAATATATATTTAAATAATGAATTAAAGGTGGAAAATTATGAAAAAACAACATATAAATTAATTAATTTAAATCCAGGAAAAACGTATAAGTTAAAAATAGAAGCTGTAGATGATTATGGTGGGAAAAGTGATAAAATCATAGAATTTAAGACAACAGAGGCCCCGAAAATAATATATATGAGTCCTAGAAATGATACAATAACTTTAAATGGGGAAATGAAATTAAGCTGGGAAGCAACTGATTTTAATAACGATGAAATATTATACGATGTTTATATTGAAAAAATAGACATTGATGGAGAAAAAGTAAATCCATCTAGAAAAATATTTGAAAACATTAAAGAGAATGAAGTTAAAATATTTTTAAATGAAGTAGGGAAATATTATTGGAAAGTAATAGTTAAAGATGAAAGAGGAGCAATAAATGAATCTGAAGTTAGAAATTTTGTATATAAAAAAAATAATATTCCTGAAGTAAATATTATTTATCCCGAAGATAATTCTGTTCTAAATAATAAAAATGTTTCTTTAGCCTGGGAAGGATTTGATAAAGATGGAGATAAATTAATTTATAATGTTTACCTAGATAAAAATATTATTCCAACAACTATAATTGCTACTAAAATAAATAATAATATTTTAGAATTTTCTCTTAAAGAAACTGGAAAATATTATTGGAGAGTAGAAGTTATTGATGAAAATAAAGAAAAATCATTTAGTAATATATATAAATTTATTTTTAATAACATTCCAACAGAAATAGAATTAAAAGAACCAAAAGAAGGTGAATATATAACAGGTACAAAGGTAAAACTTAGTTGGGAAGCGACGGATGTAGATGGAGATAAATTAATGTACGACATATACTTTGGGAAAGAACCATTTCCATCATTATATAAAGAAAATTATGAAGGTAATTATATATACATAGAAAACATAGAATCAAACAAAACATATTATTGGAAGATAATAGCAAAAGACGGGAAAGGCGGAAAGTTAGAAAGTTCTATAATGAGTTTTAAAACTAACACAGCGCCAACAGAAATAGAATTAAAAGAACCAAAAGAAGGTGAATATATAACAGGTACAAAGGTAAAACTTAGTTGGGAAGCGACGGATGTAGATGGAGATAAATTAATGTACGACATATACTTTGGGAAAGAACCATTTCCATCATTATATAAAGAAAATTATGAAGGTAATTATATATACATAGAAAACATAGAATCAAACAAAACATATTATTGGAAGATAATAGCAAAAGATGGAAAAGGTGAAAAGTTAGAAAGTTCTATAATGATTTTTAAAACTAACACAGCGCCAACAGAAATAGAATTAAAAGAACCAAAAGAAGGTGAATATATAACAGATACAAAGGTGAAGCTTAGTTGGGAAGCGACGGATGTAGATGGAGATAAATTAATGTACGACATATGCTTTGGGAAAGAACCAAATCCTGCTCTATATAAAAAGGATTATGAAAGTAATTATATATACATAGAAAACATAGAATCAAACAAAACATATTATTGGAAGATAATAGCAAAAGATGGAAAAGGTGGAAAACTAGAAAGTTCTATAATGAGTTTTAATACAAATACAGCACCGACAAATATTTACACACAATTTGATGCTACTAGAATCACTTTAGAGCCCACCATAATAATTAATTGGAGTGCAATAGATATAGATGGAGACAAAATAAAATATGATGTATATTTTGGCGAAAGTGAAATACCACAATTATATTTAGAAAATATTGAATTTGATAATTTGGAATTGTCAAATTTGAAAATAAAAACCACATATTATTGGAAAATTGTAGCGAAAGATGGAAAAGGCGGAATAAGTGAAGGACCTATTTGGAGCTTTACTACAAACAGCAAACCAGAAATAATTAATGTCTATCCAAAAGATAATAGTTTTGTTCAAGGAAACAGACCTGAATATCTATGGGGGGATCTTCCTAAAACTTCAGTAAAATTAACTTGGGAGGCAACGGATATAGATAATGATGAAATTTATTATGATGTTTATTTTAATGGAGAATTATATAAAGAAAATATTAAAGATAACTATATAATTCTCGATGAATTATCACATAATATAGAATATAATTGGAAGTTAATTGTAAAGGATCAATATGGTGCAATTACAGAATCATCTATCCAAAAGTTTGTTATAAATACACCACCAATGCTTGGTCAAATCTATCCAAAAAATAATGACATCTTATATCAAAATGAAATTACATTATATTATTATGCATATGACTCAGATAACTACAATTCTTATATGAAATATTATATATATTTTAGTGAAGATTCTTCTCCAAATATATACAAAGAAGACAATAAAGGTGGGAATATTAAAATATCAAATTTAAAAGAAAATACTGATTATTATTATAGAGTTATTGTTGAAGATGATAGAGGTGGAAAGGATGATACTGGTATAATGAAAATAAAAATTGGAGAAAATAAGATAAAAAATAAAATATCAGTTTCCTACCAAATATCTTCAAAAGTTATTGTGACTGATTCAAATATTTATTTTTCATCAAATACAAATAATAGCAATATTTTTTATTCACTAGATAATTTTGGTAATTTTAAATGGTCTAAATATCTTAATGGATACGTGTATGATATGTTGATAGATGATACAAATGATAAGATATTTGTATATACATATGATTATTCATCTGGAGGAAAAATATATGCTTTATCTACTCTTGATGGAAAAATTTCATGGGAATATTCTTTAGGAGAAAGTGGATATTATTCATCAAAGAAATTAAAATTGAATAAAAATGATTCTATTTTATATATTAGTGGTAGGTATTCAATATATGCTTTAGATATTTCTAATGGAACAAAAAAATGGAGTTTTAAAACATCAAGTGAAATAAGAAATGAATTTTATATCGACGAAATAAATGATTTATTAATATTTACAACATCATATTATCTATATGCATTAAATTTATCAGACGGAAGTGCTGTATGGAATATATATACTGGCAGTTCAAATAGTATTAATGGAATATTTGTTGAAAATTCCAAAATTTATTATACTATAGGAAAATATTTGTATATTGCTGATTCGGCAAATGGGAATATTCTTTTACAAAAGGACATAAATTCATATGGCGGTAAAATGATTATTATTGACGATTACATATATGTATCAGGATATAGTGATCAAAACAGTTGTTCATCTAGAAAGTTATTAATACTAAATAAAGAAGGAGAAAAAATAAATGAAACTTCTTGGATTTCAACTTCGGAGCCTATTTATGTATCAGAAGATTTATTATTAATAAATGGATATGACTCAAATACATTTTATTATGAAATGGAAGGAATGGGATATATTTATGCAATAACTAAAGAAGGAAATATTATATGGAAAATTTTTACCGGGAATTATATATGTTTTGGAAATAATACTTTAAACAATTATCTGAATAATTACTATTTTATTGACGGAAAAGATATATATATTTTAGATTTTCAATAATAACTTTCATGTAAAAACCCTTCTTGGATTTTATTCAAGAAGGGTTTTCTATTAAGTTAATGATTATATAAAGATTAATAACTTAATTTTAAGCTTCTGTTTTTAATTTCTTCTTTAATTGTTTTAATGAAGTCTTCAAGTTCTAAATCTTCAACGGTATTTCCTTCTCTAGTTCTTACATTGTATTTTTTAGTTTCAATTTCTTTTTCACCAATGACAATCATATAAGGTATTTTTAACATTTGAGCATTTCTTATTTTATAACCTACTGTTGCATTAGAATCATCTAATTTAACTCTTAATCCTTCAGAATCTAATTTTTCATATAATTCTTTTGCTGCATCAACATATTTATCAGAAACAGGAATAACAGCTACTTGTTCTGGAGATAACCATGTTGGGAATGCGCCAGCAAAGTTTTCTATTAATATTCCAAAGAATCTTTCTATTGAACCATATATTGCCCTATGAATCATAACAGGTCTTTGTAACTCATTATTATGATCTACATAATGTATATCAAATCTTTCTGGCATTTGGAAATCCAATTGAATTGTAGCACATTGCCATTTTCTACCTAAAGAATCTCTAATGTGGAAATCGATTTTTGGTCCATAGAATGCCCCGTCGCCTTCACTTACCTTATAATTAATTCCAGATTTTTCTAAAGCTTTTCTTAAAGCTTCTGTAGCAATTTCCCAAGTTTTCTCATCCCCCATATGATCTTCAGGCATTGTACTTAAATCTGCTTCATATTCGAAACCAAATGCGCTATATAATTCATTTGTAAAGTCCATAACTTTAATGATTTCATCTTCGATTTGATCTTTTGTACAATAAATATGAGCATCATCTTGTGTAAATGATCTTACTCTGAATAATCCATGTACAACTCCACTTCTTTCATATCTGTGTACTTTACCAAATTCAGACAATCTAACCGGTAAATCTTTGTAACTATAAACCTTTGACTTATATATTAATATATGACCAGGACAATTCATAGGTTTAACTGCATATTGAGTTTCATCTTTTTCTGTAAAATACATATTTTCTTGATAATGATCCCAATGTCCTGATTGATGCCATAATTTAATATTCATTATTAATGGAGTCAAAACTTCTTGATATCCATATTTTTTGTGTAATTCTCTAGAAAATTCTAAAAGTCCATTAATAATTTGAGCACCTCTAGGTAAGAAAAATGGCATAGCTGGTGCTAATTCATTATCAAACATAAATAAATCTAATTTAGGACCTATTTTTCTATGATCTCTTTTTTTAGCTTCTTCTAACATTTTTAAATATTCATCTAATTGATCTTTTTTAGCAAATGCTGTTCCATATATTCTTTGTAACATTTTATTTTTTTCATTACCTCTCCAATAAGCGCCAGAAACAGATAATAATTTAATATGTTTAATTTTTCCAGTAGAAGGTAAATGAGGACCTCTACATAAATCAAAAAATTCTCCTTGTTTATAATATGTTACAGTATCATCCTCTATTTCTTCTAATAATTCTAATTTATATGG
This region includes:
- the thrS gene encoding threonine--tRNA ligase yields the protein MIKIVLPDGSEKEYEKGVSAADIAKGISEGLFRKALGALVNGELYDLTRPIEKDSTVKIITDKDQEAPVIFRHTIAHIMAQAVVRLYGNDVKLAIGPVIENGFYYDFDLEDKISEDDLGKIEDEMKKIIKEDLPIERFEISKDEAKELFKDQPYKLELLEEIEDDTVTYYKQGEFFDLCRGPHLPSTGKIKHIKLLSVSGAYWRGNEKNKMLQRIYGTAFAKKDQLDEYLKMLEEAKKRDHRKIGPKLDLFMFDNELAPAMPFFLPRGAQIINGLLEFSRELHKKYGYQEVLTPLIMNIKLWHQSGHWDHYQENMYFTEKDETQYAVKPMNCPGHILIYKSKVYSYKDLPVRLSEFGKVHRYERSGVVHGLFRVRSFTQDDAHIYCTKDQIEDEIIKVMDFTNELYSAFGFEYEADLSTMPEDHMGDEKTWEIATEALRKALEKSGINYKVSEGDGAFYGPKIDFHIRDSLGRKWQCATIQLDFQMPERFDIHYVDHNNELQRPVMIHRAIYGSIERFFGILIENFAGAFPTWLSPEQVAVIPVSDKYVDAAKELYEKLDSEGLRVKLDDSNATVGYKIRNAQMLKIPYMIVIGEKEIETKKYNVRTREGNTVEDLELEDFIKTIKEEIKNRSLKLSY